The following is a genomic window from Peromyscus leucopus breed LL Stock chromosome 12, UCI_PerLeu_2.1, whole genome shotgun sequence.
aatgggggctggagaactggctcggtggttaaaagcacttgctcttgcagaggaccagggtttgagtcccagctcccacctggcagctcacactgtTTGTAACTCAGGaatatccttttcttcttttgttgttgtttttgttcatacagtcctgtctgtcctggaattagctctgtagactaggctggccttgaactcagatccacctgtctctgcctcataaacgctgggactaaaggcgtgcaccaccaccaccacctcggAACCACCTCTCCTACTCCccatgagcactgcacacaccaggtacaaagacatacaggcaaaacatccatacacatgaaggagagggtggggggagagagaggtttagaaaataagaaattgCTCTATTAGATGGGAGGGGAGCGTGTTTAATTCCGACAGAGACTGAATTTAAAGCCGAAGACTCTCATTTTTCCCCCTCACCTTGCATCGCCTGGCCATGTGCAGCGCTGACTGCCCTTGCTGCTGGTGTGAGGTGTAGCAGCTGGTAGAGCTCTGAGAGCGCTCGCCTGGCATGCACATGCCCCTGGCTTTATACACCGATAGCGTCCTATAAACAAGTGACAAAGGACAGTAATCCCGGCAcctggaagatggaggcagaggattTGTAACTCACAGTCATCCTCGATACAtagtgagtgcgaggccagcctgggctaagtgagCCGGtgtgtgtcaaaacaaaacaaaacaaaaaaaaacaaagaacaacaaacatccaaccaaacaaaagactgGCTGAATGCAAGACCATCGTTCCGGCCTAAGGAAGCCTACTGACAGTGCAGGTGTCCCACAGGGGCAGACAGCTAATCTTCTCTCTccagatcacacacacactttggagtCACAAACCCATCCCACCCTGCCGCAACTCCCCTGGTGGTCCcaagcccgcccccccccccggccgCACCTGCCTtggaactacatttcccataatCCCAACCGCCCAAACCCTGCCCTCGAAAGCGGCTGGAGGCGGAGCCTGTCGCCCCCGGGTTCAACGGGCGTCCCTAGGTGTTTGTCCTCCGTCCCCCGGGTATGGCTCTCCCGGCTGAGGGAGGCCGCCTGTCGCAGTGAGACATGATCAAGGCTCCGCCGGGTAGCGCGGCAGAGGAGGCCGGGACGGAGGGGGCCGAGCGTGCTAGCGCAGAGGCGCAGCGGGGGCCGCGAGCCGCTGAGCCCACATCGGGGCAGTGAAGGTGAGTAGGGGGTGCCGCGGGACTGACACCGTCCTGAGACACCCCCCACCACGGGGAGCATAGCTGCCAGCATTCCAGACAACCCTGAGGTCCACTGACCCCCCTGCTATGACATCGGGGTCCCCATAACTTCTAAAACACGCCGTACAATCAAACGTCCAGTAAACTCACATCCAGTGATCCTCTAGTACTTCATCGTCTCTTGTCGGTGTCCAGTGTCTTTCTTCTCCACAGGACCATGCGTTTTTTAATAAGGCTGGGGATCGCTCGCCTttcattcccctccccctctcaccccccagcacttggcagataGTGAGGTGCGGAGCTTAAAGTCGGTTGCACACAGTACTCTATTCAATCTAGTGTCACACTGGGTCCCTGTCTCCCTGGTGCTCCCTGTTTGGTGTGCAACAAGTATTCATGACGACCATGCTACACTATCTGCCAAAAAAAAGTGCTTGGGGAAATTTGCAATTTGCTGAGGATACAATTAAATCaattgcctggcagtggtggctcacacctttaatcccagcactctggaggcagaggcaggttaacctctgtgagctcaaggccagcctggtctacatggtgagttccaggacagtcagggctacacagagaaaccctgtctcaaaaaaaaaaacaaacaaaaaccagtcaaGCCAATTCCCCAGCCCCAATCATTTGTCATACCTTGTAATATTATTTGATTGATTTGCTTAACCTTCTAGGcctgcttccttttttaaaatttatttatttttatttgcattagtgttttgcatgcatgtatttatttgcatgagggtgtcagattttggagttacagacagttgtgattgctgggaattgaacctgggtcctctagaagagcagtcagttctcttaaccactgagtcatctctccagccccctgctttcttataaaatgagaaaattggaTTAGGGGAATTCTAAGAACTATCTAGGTTCTTGGTGAGTAGAAGAATTCAGATTGTGTCACAATATGTAATTGCTAAACATCAATGTCCACCCTCTAGCtaacatcaataaaatatataaatataaaaatgtatatattttgcaTAGCAACATTGTTACAAAGAActgacttttctctttttatgtgcatatgagtgttttgcctacatgtatgtctgagcaTCATGTACATCCAATGCCTGAGTAGGCCCaaaggtgtcagaccccctggaactgaagttagggACATTTGTTAGCTGCCatttgtgtgctgggaaccaaacctctcCACTCTCTTGCCCCAAGAATCGGTGCTTACTGAGTACACCTTAATTTACTTTgttagtgaaaaaaagaaaatggctgatAATACAGTTGGTTGCTCTTTGCTGTTTTGTAGACCATTGCTAGGAAGAATTCCGAATCAATGATGAACACAATGAGCATGAAGATGGCTCAGATCTTAAGACCACATCTAATGAGCGCTTCACTGCCTCCTCCTGGGGTAAAAATGCTTTCGGACCCTGCATCTAGGATGCTCTCCACCCATAAATCTAAGAAGACGATCAAGGAATATTACAGGCTGCTGAACCTAGATGAGGGATGCTCTGCAGACGATGTCAGGGACTCTTTCCATAAGCTTGCCAAGCAGTATCACCCAGACAGCGGCTCTGATAAGGCTGATTCTGCAACATTTATAAAGATCGAAGAAGCTTATAGGAATGTGCTTTCCCATGTCATAGAACAAACACGTGCCCGAGAGAAGAAAGctgaagacacagaggaagaagagaaattcaAATATAGAACACCTCAGCACCGGCATTACTTAAGCTTCGAAGGCGTTGGCTCTGGGACACCAAGTCAACGAGAGAAACAGTACAGACAGTTTAGGGCAGACCGTGCCGCGGAGCAGGTGATGGAATACCAAAAGCAGAAACTCCAGAGGGAGCACTTTGCAAACAGCATAACTGTCCAAGACGTAAGACAGAGCAAAGAACGAAAGATAACTCAAGCCATAGAGCGCCTGGTGGAAGACCTCATTCAGGAGTCGATGGCAAAAGGAGACTTTGACAACCTCAGCGGGAAAGGAAAGCCTCTGAAGAAGTTTTCTGGCTGTTCTTATATTGATCCCATGACTCACAACCTAAACAGAATATTGATAGATAATGGCTACCAACCAGAGTGGATTTTGATGCAGAAGGAAATCAAGGATACCATCGAGCAACTTCGAGAAGCACTTTTAGTGTCTAGGAAGAGGCTTGGGAACCCGCTGACACCCGGGGGCCAGAAACAGTGGAACCAAGTGTGTGAGCAGTTTCAAGAAGACATCCGGAAGCTAAACAAGCGGATCAGTGACTTCAACCTGATCGTTCCCATTCTAACCAGGCAGAAAGTCCATTTTGATGCCCAGAAAGAAGTGATCAGAGTCCAGAAAATGTATGAGGCCTTCACAGAAGCAAAAGAAATCACAGACAAAAACCCAGATGACATtagccaggaagaagagaaaacccCCGGAGTCAAGACGGGCTTTCTAAACTGGGTGAATCTGTGGAAATTCATTAAAATTTGACGCTTTTGATGTTCACGGTCATTTACTGCTCTGGTCAGTTTTGAGCTGCCCTGACACCAGATGTAGAATCTGATTGTTGTGCCTCAGGGACTCGAGAATTGTGTGCCTTTGTAGTTTTCAGAGAACTAATCATACCCCTGGTGATAGATGAGAAAACCGCAAGAAACCAAGTCGAGAGAAAATTCAGTCAGTATTGCTATAAGGATGTAGCAAGAAAAAGATCCTGCTAAAGGAAAGGTCAATCTATCAGGCGATGGGTGGGACTGAGACTCAGACCTGTGACCCACACAGGGCATTCCTGAAGCCTCGGTGCTCTTTGAACCTCTAGGGACGTAAAGGTTGGcatttttcccccagtttttcgagacagggtttctctgtagttttggagcctttcctggagctcactctgtagaccaggctggcctcgaattcacagagatccacctgcctctgcctccagagtgttgggattaaaagcatgagccaccactgcccggcaaggttGACATTTCTAAACATAGGTatttaaacaacaaaaccaaaagatatATTTTTGAAACACAAAACTGAAGAAGTTGTAAGTTGTAATGAGATTTAACCAACTAAAGTCTCCAAATGAAATTTAataatctcaagaaaaaaaagggggggcagagctggagaaacagcCCCTGgagttaaaagtgcttgctccttgctcttgcagaggacccgagttcatttcccagcacccatttcaggaggctcaccactgcctggaactctagctgcagggatccagtgccctcttcaggcctctgctggcacctgcatgtgtgtgcatgggtactcgcacaagcgcgcgcgcgcgcgcgcgagcacacacacacacacacagatacacacacataaataataaattaaaaatctccAGATGGCAGGTGCTTTTTGTAGTTTGCTACTGTGTATCCTGAGCTTATTCAAGCTCCAAACTGTTGGAGCATCTGCTGGATGGAGGAACACTGAAGGTCAGGAAATAGCGTATCGGGACTCTTGCACTTAGAAAGTCCTTCCCTGTGGGCACTGGACAAAGAAAACACTGAGCAAGTACGTGGGCTAACCTTTAGGATCCATTGGCTACAGAAGTTAATCGGTTAAACTAGTTGATTAAAAAGTTCTAAGAATAGGTTTCAATGCTAAAGAGTCTGAATATATTCTTGTAACTTTTAGAGGGGGCAGACGTCCCTAAGGTCAATGCAAAGGTCAGGGTTCACGTCTAGTTTGTTTTCTGATCACAAGTTGAAATGCTAGGTTTCCACAAACTTTCCTTGAGCCCCACAGTGTCCTAAACCAGACTCCCCAGAGACTTTCAGCAACATAAGAACCCCTCGTTACTGTCTTGGGGACCCAACTTCCCATCTTGGGGACCCTTTGATAATGAGGTATCTGAAGTTTATTCCTTGGCATCTTTGGCAAGTGACGGACTGACAAGATTGTTTATTGTTCCTGTCTCCTTAGAAAACCTGGGGCTCTTGGGCTTGGCTAGTTGCTTTGAGCACAGTATTGGGTACCTAGGAGGATGCCGAGGCAGGTGGAGAGGAACCAGTCCATCtccagagagcagagaggtggGATTCAGAAGAACAGCTCCCAACGCTGATTTGGGGCCAACAAATGATTCTGGAAAGATTGTAATGATTAAAACAAATCTACATCctcagaaggaagatgggaccTTTCTGCTTCAATGATCAGCCATTAGTTGGCacaatatg
Proteins encoded in this region:
- the Dnajc28 gene encoding dnaJ homolog subfamily C member 28; translation: MMNTMSMKMAQILRPHLMSASLPPPGVKMLSDPASRMLSTHKSKKTIKEYYRLLNLDEGCSADDVRDSFHKLAKQYHPDSGSDKADSATFIKIEEAYRNVLSHVIEQTRAREKKAEDTEEEEKFKYRTPQHRHYLSFEGVGSGTPSQREKQYRQFRADRAAEQVMEYQKQKLQREHFANSITVQDVRQSKERKITQAIERLVEDLIQESMAKGDFDNLSGKGKPLKKFSGCSYIDPMTHNLNRILIDNGYQPEWILMQKEIKDTIEQLREALLVSRKRLGNPLTPGGQKQWNQVCEQFQEDIRKLNKRISDFNLIVPILTRQKVHFDAQKEVIRVQKMYEAFTEAKEITDKNPDDISQEEEKTPGVKTGFLNWVNLWKFIKI